Proteins encoded within one genomic window of Camelina sativa cultivar DH55 chromosome 19, Cs, whole genome shotgun sequence:
- the LOC104764848 gene encoding cytosolic endo-beta-N-acetylglucosaminidase 2-like, protein MRDLLRAYFSRRTLVYIYNLFFSISRKLLTSFPFSLLMPKSNDGVVEESEAVPLLDLSKPSLPISFPIKSLQDLNSRSYFDSFHFQFNRSTVPLRGSSDGLPNRPRVLVCHDMKGGYVDDKWVQGCENDAGFAIWHWYLMDVFVYFSHSLVTLPPPCWTNTAHRHGVKVLGTFITEWDEGKATCKEMLATKESAQMYAERLAELATALGFDGWLINIENEIDEEQIPNLKEFVSHLTKVLHISTPGALVIWYDSVTIRGNLQWQDQLTELNKPFFDLCDGIFMNYTWKENYPQLSAEVAGDRKFDVYMGIDVFGRGSFAGGQWTVNAALDLLKRHNLSAAMFAPGWVYETAQPPNFHTAQNKWWSLVEKSWGIVQTYPQILPFYSDFNQGFGCHVSLEGRQLSDAPWYNISCQSLQPLLEFNEDNKDIIQVTVDAREASFNGGGNIAFRGKLEEDSSFTTRLFKPHLQLSSSPITISYSVKSDETSNIGILLSFSSPSHETKSILVAPQEPIRRSDDLLLQCLTTSPQTVSEWTVHETDLVMDGHTLTEISAFCYRPENSTKTAEYVALLGHISIKDHVQYQQKPETLLPASPWVIQAHDIELVPGTSGSKILRAKLEWRHDDLEDSVFPRYNVYAEKTKSTDVRPRKVLEKPRSETVFLGVAHVPAYYVAELVVESEVKGVRFVVQTCGKDGSWAKLDDSPTLLVVLEGL, encoded by the exons ATGCGAGACCTTCTTCGCGCCTATTTCTCTCGAAGAACTcttgtatacatttacaatctcttcttctctatctctcgTAAGCTCCTCACTTCATTCCCCTTCTCTCTCCTCATGCCCAAATCCAATGACGGCGTCGTCGAAGAGTCTGAGGCTGTTCCGCTTCTCGATCTGTCTAAACCGTCGTTACCTATATCTTTCCCGATCAAATCTCTTCAAGATCTGAATTCTCGTTCTTACTTCGATTCGTTTCACTTCCAGTTTAATCGTTCCACCGTTCCTCTCCGGGGAAGCTCCGATGGCTTACCGAATCGCCCAAGGGTTTTGGTCTGCCACGATATGAAAGGAGGGTATGTAGATGATAAGTGGGTACAAGGGTGTGAAAACGACGCCGGGTTTGCGATTTGGCATTGGTATTTGATGGACGTTTTTGTttacttctctcattctctggttactcttcctcctccttgcTGGACCAATACTGCTCATAGGCATGGTGTTAAA GTATTGGGGACTTTCATCACAGAATGGGATGAAGGAAAAGCTACCTGCAAAGAGATGCTTGCCACAAAGGAGTCTGCTCAGATGTATGCAGAACGTTTGGCGGAACTTGCTACTGCTCTAGGCTTTGATGGGTGGCTG ATTAATATAGAGAACGAGATTGATGAAGAACAGATCCCAAATTTGAAGGAATTCGTAAGCCATTTAACAAAAGTCTTGCATATATCTACACCTGGGGCATTAGTCATATG GTATGACAGTGTCACTATTCGTGGTAATCTTCAATGGCAAGATCAATTGACTGAGCTGAACAAACCTTTCTTTGACTTATGTGATGGTATATTTATGAACTATACATGGAAG GAGAACTACCCACAACTATCAGCTGAAGTTGCAGGGGACAGAAAATTCGATGTCTACATGGGAATTGATGTCTTTGGTCGGGGCTCTTTTGCTGGTGGGCAATGGACT GTAAATGCTGCTCTTGATTTGCTGAAGAGACACAATCTGTCAGCTGCCATGTTTGCTCCTGGATGGGTATATGAGACTGCACAACCACCCAATTTTCATACGGCTCAGAATAA ATGGTGGTCACTTGTCGAGAAGTCTTGGGGAATAGTTCAAACTTATCCACAAATCTTGCCTTTTTACTCAGATTTCAATCAA GGCTTTGGTTGCCATGTTTCACTCGAAGGTCGCCAACTGTCTGATGCTCCATGGTACAACATTTCTTGCCAAAGTCTTCAG CCTCTCCTAGAATTCAATGAAGACAACAAAGATATCATCCAGGTCACCGTTGA TGCTCGAGAGGCATCTTTTAACGGAGGAGGGAACATTGCTTTTAGAGGAAAACTCGAGGAAGATTCGTCTTTCACAACAAGGCTCTTCAAACCCCATCTTCAGCTTTCATCTTCCCCTATCACAATATCCTACTCT GTGAAATCAGATGAAACCTCTAATATTGGAATCCTGCTTTCTTTCTCATCTCCATCACATGAAACTAAATCCATACTCGTGGCACCACAAGAACCCATCCGCAGATCCGACGACCTGCTCTTACAGTGTCTCACCACATCACCGCAGACTGTATCCGAGTGGACAGTACACGAGACAGATCTTGTCATGGATGGTCACACACTGACAGAAATCTCTGCTTTTTGCTACAGACCAGAGAATTCGACAAAGACGGCAGAATATGTTGCATTGCTCGGACACATCTCAATCAAAGATCATGTTCAGTACCAGCAGAAACCTGAGACTTTACTTCCAGCGTCGCCATGGGTGATTCAAGCTCATGACATAGAGCTTGTACCCGGTACTTCTGGTTCAAAGATCCTCAGGGCTAAGCTAGAATGGAGACATGATGACCTTGAAGATTCTGTATTCCCAAGGTACAATGTGTATGCAGAGAAAACGAAGTCGACTGATGTAAGACCGAGAAAGGTTCTAGAGAAACCGAGAAGCGAGACAGTATTCCTTGGGGTTGCTCACGTACCAGCCTATTACGTAGCGGAACTGGTGGTAGAATCGGAAGTGAAAGGAGTCCGCTTCGTAGTTCAAACCTGTGGTAAAGATGGTTCATGGGCCAAGCTGGATGATTCACCTACGCTTCTAGTTGTACTGGAAGGTCTCTAA